A single Pseudoxanthomonas sp. DNA region contains:
- a CDS encoding diguanylate cyclase, with the protein MTDPVPPAGRVPRPSSLRRQFARAVVLAALLPAALLGVVEQMRSYRAEQRHVGERLEVSTILSATAVEDFVGMHQAGVALVASMSDQHTDWPARLAELRRRYPGFSSVLVTDADGTVQASQPVPPRAPAINVADRDYFRMSRQTGAPFVSDAFRGRRLSHDPLVAVAAPWQQDGAFAGVVQGSIRVDTFTGPRVAAMRRRGVEMLLLDRDLRVIRATEGLPYRFQQSLAGSALLAGAGQGSRETESRRVRDAMADGRAAWVSQATLSSGWTLVLLVPDTLLTGTVGRRAVATAVLLVLIAAGVWLAYAWQMRRLDGALAQLSDALHALAVHRRPSAAAPLPEEFEPVGRAVGELAEQLDAAHQDLRRALDEQSELSLSLQRTLERREQDVDRRTAELRLANAELDRLNRIDPLTGCLNRRGLQHALAPLGDEAGELLAPLAVIALDVDHFKAFNDRYGHAAGDGALRRVAGVVAGAPRRSHDAAARTGGEEFLILLSQADTDEVAEVAERLRAAVQALAIAHADSPWGVLTVSVGWVRADAGADYAQAFLLADEALYRAKHGGRNRVERE; encoded by the coding sequence ATGACCGACCCCGTTCCGCCCGCCGGCCGCGTGCCGCGTCCCTCATCGCTGAGACGACAGTTCGCGCGCGCGGTGGTGCTGGCGGCGCTGCTGCCCGCCGCATTGCTGGGCGTGGTGGAACAGATGCGTTCCTACCGGGCCGAGCAGCGCCATGTCGGCGAACGGCTGGAGGTGAGCACCATCCTCAGTGCCACGGCGGTGGAGGATTTCGTCGGCATGCATCAGGCCGGTGTGGCGCTGGTGGCCTCGATGAGCGACCAGCACACCGACTGGCCGGCGCGGCTGGCGGAGCTGCGCCGGCGCTATCCCGGCTTCAGCAGCGTGCTGGTCACCGATGCGGATGGCACGGTGCAGGCATCGCAGCCGGTGCCGCCGCGCGCACCGGCCATCAACGTGGCCGATCGCGACTACTTCCGCATGTCCCGGCAGACGGGTGCGCCGTTCGTGTCCGATGCATTCCGCGGCCGTCGCCTCAGCCACGATCCGCTGGTGGCGGTGGCGGCGCCGTGGCAGCAGGACGGCGCGTTCGCCGGCGTGGTGCAGGGTTCCATCCGCGTCGACACCTTCACCGGTCCGCGCGTCGCCGCCATGCGCCGGCGTGGCGTGGAAATGCTGCTGCTCGACCGCGACCTGCGCGTGATCCGCGCGACCGAGGGGCTGCCGTACCGCTTCCAGCAATCGCTGGCCGGCAGTGCGCTGCTGGCCGGTGCCGGACAGGGCTCGCGCGAAACCGAATCGCGTCGCGTGCGCGACGCGATGGCCGACGGCCGCGCGGCCTGGGTGTCGCAGGCGACGCTCTCTTCGGGCTGGACGCTGGTGCTGCTGGTGCCGGACACCCTGCTGACGGGCACGGTGGGGCGTCGCGCGGTGGCGACCGCGGTCCTGCTGGTGCTGATCGCCGCCGGCGTGTGGCTGGCGTACGCGTGGCAGATGCGGCGCCTGGACGGTGCGCTCGCGCAGCTGTCGGACGCGCTGCACGCGCTGGCGGTGCACCGGCGGCCCAGTGCCGCGGCGCCGCTGCCGGAAGAATTCGAGCCGGTCGGGCGCGCAGTGGGCGAGCTGGCGGAACAGCTGGACGCCGCGCACCAGGACCTGCGGCGCGCGCTGGACGAGCAGAGCGAGCTGTCGCTGTCGCTGCAACGCACGCTCGAGCGCCGCGAGCAGGACGTGGACCGGCGCACCGCCGAACTGCGCCTGGCCAACGCCGAACTGGACCGGCTCAACCGCATCGATCCGCTGACCGGCTGCCTCAACCGGCGCGGCCTGCAGCATGCGCTGGCGCCGCTCGGCGACGAGGCCGGCGAACTGCTGGCGCCGCTGGCGGTGATCGCGCTGGACGTGGACCACTTCAAGGCCTTCAACGACCGCTACGGCCACGCCGCCGGCGATGGCGCGCTGCGCCGGGTCGCGGGCGTGGTCGCCGGTGCGCCGCGCCGCTCGCACGATGCCGCCGCGCGCACCGGCGGCGAGGAGTTCCTGATCCTGCTGTCGCAGGCCGACACCGACGAGGTCGCCGAGGTCGCCGAACGCCTCCGTGCGGCCGTGCAGGCGCTGGCGATCGCGCATGCGGATTCGCCCTGGGGCGTGCTGACCGTCAGCGTCGGCTGGGTGCGCGCCGATGCGGGCGCCGACTACGCGCAGGCGTTCCTGCTCGCCGACGAGGCGCTGTACCGCGCCAAGCACGGCGGACGCAACCGGGTGGAACGCGAGTAG